From Candidatus Manganitrophus morganii, the proteins below share one genomic window:
- a CDS encoding capsule assembly Wzi family protein, with the protein MHLYKRNHFCLITIFLFAVSFPSYTKAFEVENTLTTEFSWADLEKEESRLRENHWGDLIFDGPNLQTSLYSRFSVGDSFSAVLMPVQVSPREGRDLFLRKGYLRFEFWNVALKIGRDSLWWGPGRHGALLVSNNAFPFDLIHVGSAAPFSLPGFLARLGRFEVESFLTRLEENRDFSNVRLLGLRLVYRPREEITIGVSRITMFGGEGRPDLSPVDFARLYFSDPNRSGKYEVNELGGVDVRLLLPIGGILPGQALEIYGEYGGEDEAGFRPSKPALLVGVEWMYQNRRVIIEYANNHVSGFPNVWYNHSLYTSGYTYRDNIIGHHMGSDAKDLYVRAELPFRGGWIGGVDYEQQNRRLSSPVQEKIRRWGGDAVYSERTGFSYSVRLIYEEIENVNLLSLDEQNMYGILTAAWQF; encoded by the coding sequence ATGCATCTTTATAAGAGAAACCATTTTTGTTTGATCACGATTTTCCTCTTCGCCGTTTCATTTCCCTCCTACACAAAAGCTTTCGAGGTTGAGAATACCCTGACGACCGAATTTTCCTGGGCCGATTTAGAGAAAGAGGAAAGCCGCCTCCGTGAGAATCACTGGGGAGATCTGATCTTCGACGGTCCCAATCTTCAAACGTCGCTTTATTCCCGGTTTTCCGTCGGGGATTCTTTCTCTGCGGTCTTGATGCCGGTTCAAGTTTCTCCGCGGGAGGGGAGAGACCTGTTTTTGCGAAAGGGTTATCTTCGTTTCGAGTTTTGGAATGTCGCGCTGAAGATCGGACGCGACTCCCTCTGGTGGGGGCCGGGTCGTCACGGGGCGCTGCTTGTTTCCAACAATGCGTTCCCGTTTGACCTCATCCACGTCGGATCCGCCGCCCCCTTCTCTCTGCCCGGTTTTTTGGCGCGGCTGGGAAGGTTTGAAGTGGAAAGTTTTTTGACCCGGCTCGAAGAGAATCGGGATTTTTCGAACGTCCGCTTATTGGGTCTTCGGTTGGTTTATCGTCCGCGAGAGGAAATCACGATCGGCGTTTCTCGCATCACGATGTTCGGCGGGGAGGGTCGTCCGGATCTCTCGCCGGTCGACTTTGCAAGGTTGTATTTCAGCGATCCCAATCGGTCCGGCAAGTACGAGGTCAACGAGCTGGGGGGAGTCGATGTGCGCTTGCTTCTACCGATCGGAGGGATCTTGCCGGGACAGGCTCTGGAAATTTATGGTGAGTACGGAGGGGAGGATGAGGCCGGTTTTCGGCCGAGCAAGCCGGCCCTTCTCGTCGGAGTGGAATGGATGTATCAAAACCGGAGAGTCATTATCGAATATGCGAATAACCATGTGAGTGGGTTCCCGAACGTTTGGTATAACCATTCTCTCTACACCTCCGGCTATACCTATCGTGACAACATCATCGGCCATCATATGGGGAGCGATGCGAAAGATCTTTATGTTCGGGCGGAATTACCATTTCGGGGAGGATGGATCGGTGGAGTGGATTATGAACAGCAGAATCGTCGCCTCTCTTCGCCTGTTCAAGAGAAAATACGCCGTTGGGGGGGAGATGCCGTTTATTCCGAAAGAACAGGATTTTCCTATTCCGTTCGGCTGATCTATGAGGAGATTGAGAACGTAAACCTCCTCTCGTTGGATGAACAAAACATGTATGGGATTTTGACGGCCGCGTGGCAATTCTAG
- a CDS encoding PQQ-dependent sugar dehydrogenase — protein sequence MRKIKMGRPDCRFNQILSVDLVFFRPVALFSIFVLIGIVLAGCFRLRGSHGGGETTFDPPRKISPRDIALPDGYRIEPAATELTFPTGVTFDEEGRAYVVESGYSYGEVWTTPRLLRIDPAGITVIASGGKNGPWNGVAYHQGAFYVAEGGTLLGGRILKITPDGTITPLIENLPSMGDHHTNGPAIGPDGALYFAVGTFTNSGVVGEDNAHFGWLARYPEAHDIPCRDITLNGENYTSNDPRTPDPNDTAVTGAFSPFGTATAKNEVISGKIPCSGSILRIPIDGGEPELVAWGFRNPFGLAFAPDGALYLTENSYDDRGSRPVHGTGDPLWRVTPGTWHGWPDFHGRSPLDRGDHHIPPGKERPKRLLAVLPDELPEPVTLLGVHSSSNGFDFSRNPQFGYTGQAFIAQFGDQAPVVGKVLSPVGFKVVRVDVETGVIHDFAVNKGKTNGPASRIGGGGFERPVAARFDPNGIALYVVDFGVMTMGEGGEVRVPFSEPEVTSEPRKGTGVLWRITRAEGTMP from the coding sequence ATGCGCAAAATCAAAATGGGCCGTCCTGATTGTCGATTCAACCAAATCCTTTCCGTTGACCTGGTTTTCTTCCGGCCGGTTGCTCTTTTCTCAATTTTTGTTTTGATCGGCATCGTCTTGGCCGGATGCTTCAGGCTGCGCGGCTCGCACGGAGGCGGCGAAACCACTTTCGATCCGCCGAGGAAGATCTCCCCCCGCGACATCGCACTCCCCGACGGGTACCGGATCGAGCCGGCGGCGACCGAGTTGACCTTTCCAACCGGTGTGACATTTGATGAAGAGGGCCGGGCCTATGTCGTCGAATCGGGTTACTCCTACGGCGAAGTCTGGACCACCCCCCGGCTGCTCCGGATCGACCCGGCGGGAATCACCGTGATCGCTTCGGGCGGGAAAAACGGTCCTTGGAACGGCGTCGCTTACCATCAAGGGGCCTTCTATGTCGCCGAGGGGGGAACCCTTCTCGGAGGGCGCATCTTGAAGATCACCCCGGACGGAACCATTACCCCATTGATCGAGAATCTCCCGAGCATGGGAGATCATCACACCAACGGCCCGGCGATCGGCCCCGACGGCGCGCTTTACTTCGCGGTGGGGACCTTCACCAACTCCGGCGTCGTCGGAGAGGATAACGCCCACTTCGGATGGCTGGCGCGTTATCCCGAAGCGCACGACATTCCCTGCCGGGACATCACCCTGAACGGCGAAAACTACACCTCCAACGATCCGAGGACCCCCGATCCGAACGACACCGCCGTCACCGGCGCCTTCTCCCCGTTTGGCACGGCAACAGCAAAGAATGAAGTCATCTCCGGAAAGATCCCCTGCAGCGGATCAATTTTGCGAATTCCGATCGACGGCGGAGAACCGGAGCTGGTTGCCTGGGGGTTTCGCAACCCGTTCGGATTGGCCTTCGCTCCGGACGGAGCGCTTTATCTGACCGAGAACAGCTATGACGACCGCGGCAGCCGGCCGGTACATGGAACGGGCGACCCGCTCTGGCGGGTCACGCCGGGCACCTGGCATGGATGGCCCGATTTTCACGGAAGATCCCCGCTCGATCGTGGAGATCACCATATCCCTCCCGGCAAGGAGCGCCCGAAACGCCTGCTCGCCGTTCTTCCGGACGAACTCCCCGAGCCGGTCACCCTTCTCGGTGTCCATTCGTCCTCAAACGGATTCGATTTCTCACGGAACCCTCAGTTCGGTTACACCGGCCAGGCCTTCATCGCTCAGTTCGGCGATCAAGCGCCGGTGGTCGGCAAAGTCCTCTCCCCGGTCGGCTTCAAGGTCGTCCGGGTCGATGTCGAGACCGGCGTGATCCATGACTTCGCCGTCAACAAAGGAAAGACCAACGGGCCGGCCTCCCGGATCGGCGGCGGGGGTTTCGAACGCCCGGTGGCGGCGCGGTTCGATCCGAACGGAATCGCCCTCTACGTCGTCGATTTCGGCGTCATGACGATGGGCGAGGGGGGTGAGGTCCGGGTTCCCTTCTCCGAGCCGGAAGTCACCAGCGAGCCGCGGAAGGGAACCGGCGTGCTCTGGCGGATCACCCGCGCGGAAGGGACGATGCCGTGA
- a CDS encoding cytochrome c gives MISRTLLRPPLPMLLATLLSITGCGSARRGEPITPPPPMTAPTLVRGEEIFMKRCHQCHPGGEAGLGPALNNKPLPEWMIRFQVRHGLGAMPAFSEKEIGDRELDDLVAYLKALR, from the coding sequence GTGATCTCCAGAACGCTCCTTCGGCCTCCTCTCCCCATGCTTTTGGCCACCCTCCTCTCCATCACCGGATGCGGCTCGGCCCGACGGGGCGAGCCGATCACCCCTCCCCCCCCGATGACCGCTCCGACGCTCGTTCGAGGAGAAGAGATATTCATGAAACGGTGCCATCAATGCCATCCCGGAGGGGAAGCCGGTCTCGGTCCCGCCCTCAACAACAAACCTCTTCCCGAGTGGATGATCCGGTTTCAAGTCCGCCACGGTCTCGGCGCCATGCCGGCCTTCTCGGAAAAGGAGATCGGCGATCGAGAGCTCGACGATCTGGTTGCATACTTAAAAGCGTTGCGTTAG